In one Chitinophaga sancti genomic region, the following are encoded:
- a CDS encoding SH3 domain-containing protein yields the protein MKHIVTAILLCILLSSTRLLAAAAPQQDFEKANSLFRQKQYTEAANIYQRLVDEGFDQPELLINTGNAWYKANRTGLAVYNYEKALLVDPFSKAAQHNLSIANQRVEGYVNELPQLFFQQWWTAAKYMHSPNGWATGTIIFFWLTVMGGIMLLLRPVLLPTVVRSATGLLGLLFAFYLFMSITTYVNATSHDNGIIMGSVVKVKSAPDQDSKDLFELHEGVKVQIIDGTSEFCKIELPDGKTGWMACGEIKKL from the coding sequence GTGAAACACATCGTAACCGCTATACTTTTATGTATCCTGCTGAGCAGTACCCGCTTACTGGCGGCAGCAGCTCCCCAGCAGGATTTTGAGAAAGCCAATTCCCTTTTCAGACAAAAACAATACACTGAAGCGGCTAACATCTATCAGCGACTGGTCGATGAAGGGTTCGATCAGCCGGAACTATTGATCAATACAGGCAATGCCTGGTACAAGGCTAACCGTACCGGTCTGGCAGTGTATAACTACGAGAAAGCACTGCTTGTGGATCCGTTCAGCAAAGCAGCGCAACACAATCTCTCTATTGCCAATCAGCGGGTAGAGGGTTACGTCAATGAACTCCCTCAGCTGTTTTTCCAGCAATGGTGGACGGCAGCAAAATATATGCATTCGCCCAATGGCTGGGCTACCGGCACGATTATTTTCTTCTGGCTCACGGTGATGGGAGGTATTATGCTCCTGCTGCGCCCTGTGTTGCTGCCCACAGTAGTCAGGAGTGCTACAGGCTTACTGGGTTTACTTTTCGCCTTCTACCTGTTTATGAGTATCACAACTTATGTAAATGCTACTTCGCATGACAATGGCATCATCATGGGGAGTGTGGTCAAGGTAAAGTCAGCGCCAGACCAGGATAGTAAGGATCTGTTCGAACTACATGAAGGTGTAAAAGTGCAGATTATTGATGGTACCAGTGAGTTTTGTAAGATAGAATTGCCAGATGGTAAAACAGGCTGGATGGCATGTGGGGAAATCAAAAAACTATAA